In Lolium rigidum isolate FL_2022 chromosome 7, APGP_CSIRO_Lrig_0.1, whole genome shotgun sequence, the DNA window CACCAAGTCAAGATAGTGGAACAATGGTTATTGTGCCACAAGAAACCCTTCTAGTTATAATTTGTATTCTAGTCTATGTACAAGGTTGTATAGAAGACCTGATGGCTGAGAGTAGGTGGCAAGGCGTAACATTTAGCCTATAACTGGTCACATATGCACCCATCATAACTGGTCACATAGCTAATAACCACAAGCAGAGCACTAGTACAACAGTACAAGCAATAGCATGCAAGAAAATCATAGAAATGCAAGCTGAAGAGGAATCGCTGACAACAAATTACCATGATATGCAGTCTCTCAGCGTTAGGAAAGCATCTGAGGAAGGTAGGCATCATCTTGACGTCATTGGGAACTCCGAAACACACGTTCAAACTCAGAACCTTGACGCTGGTGAGCATGGCACTTGTCCTCATCTTTATCCCTGGCTGAAATTCGCCAGATAGATTCAAGAATGAGTCATGGTCATGGAGCTCCATCAGTTGGACATATATATAGTTGCAACACGAACAAATGGAAATCCCGGAGGAGGGAGAGATATACCATGATGACCGTGTCTCGGATCTCTAGGACCTGGCCTGGCTGCAAGTATCCAAACGCGTGCAGCTTGGGTGCATCGCCAATCTTAACTCTGGTGCACAAGCCACGAGGGGTGCAGGATGCATACAGGATGAACCGCTCGAGGCATGGGGCCTTTACAACGGCGACGTTCTCCAGAATTGATGCGGAGATTTGCAGGCACCGTAGGCTCTGGCTGACGAGGCGGAGGCGCAACCCCTTGAGGCATCCCAGGATGTTGAGGATCTCCAGGACAGGGCTCCTGGCGACGAGGGAGTCGACGTCGCCATGCTCCATTTCGACGCAGCAGAGGCCGAGCTCGCGTAGGCGGGGGAAGGAGGCGCCGCGGAGGACGGCCGTGTCGGGCAGCTTCCAGACGCCGAGGTAGAGGCGGGTGAGCGTGGTGATGGCGAAGACGGTGGCGGGGAGGGGCAGGTCGCGCGGCCAGGGGCGGTTGACGAGGACGAGTTCTTGGACGCCCTTGGCGGCGAGGAGCTGGAGCCAGCGCGCGAGCTGGGGACGGTACGAGTTCATGTTGGTGCAGACGAGGCGGACGCGGTGGATGGGCCCCAGGTGCGCCTCCAGGATGcgggagacggcggcggtgatgGCAGGAGAGTTGGCCGGCGTCACGGGCCAGCAGTGGCCTTTGGGGAGGAAGTGGGCGTCGTTGAGGAGGAGGGGCGCGGCGAGCCAGATCCTGCGCCAGCGGGAGGAGAGGACGGCGGTGCGGGCGGCGTCCTTGAGGGGGAGCCGGGAGACGATGTCGTGCAGGAGAGCGCGGGGGAGGGGGCTGATGCGGTCGACACCGCCGGGGTCGGCGACGGCGATGGAAGGGCGGAGATGGCAGCCGTAGCGGGGGAAGTCGGGGAGGTTGGCGTAGGTGCACAGCAGCATGCGCTCCATGGCTTGGTCCAGCTGGACCACATCAGAGCCCTGACGCATTGCATCGGCCGCCGTCGCTGGGTCGAGGTTGGTGAACGGTGTCTGCCCGGCCATTgtcgacggcggcgccggcgaatGAGCCCGAGGCGGCGAGGGTTTGGGGATTTGGGGGTTTCTGATGAGTGGCCAGTTAGAATTAAAGTGTGGTGTGGACTGGGGACTTGGGGAGCTAGTGTGGAGGCGGATGTTGGGCCAGATTCCAACATACAGTAGCTTAGGGCaactccaaccgagcgacccatttCACGGCCGCGCGTCTGGAtgcgtcgaaacggacaaaactacggctcagcgcgcggacccatcccaaaaacggatggccgcggcgtccggaacgacccaAACCCGGTCCAAATCTGGGACCAGTTTGCGTGGTCGCGGACGTCGATGGCTGGCCGCGTTCGTCCGCCCCTGGCCGCGTGTCATAGACATAACtaatattttttattaaaaagtACCCATTACAATTGTTTTTagtctactacttctatcctatccTAATACGTACAGGGCCGGCGGCCTCGTCGGCGACtcttcgccggctcgccgtcggggccgtggatttcactcgacgcggacggcctgtacgcgtgaggattccactccaggttacgagctgggtggcgcggcggaggccttcatcctcctcctttccgtccgcgcacccgctcgcgctccgcctcctgcggcggcaccatccgcttcccgcatagctccagctcctgcagggcggcgcgttccacagcggtgcgcgcctccaggcggacgcggccggcggcctgggcctcgtggttcccgttccgccggcgcatgcgctcttgccggccgcgctccacCGACTcagcagcctcccgggcgcgccgctagggcgagggcatctggatgaggtggcgtgctgctcgcatagcgagcagctcgttcctctggccgaggaggtcgcctaatcggtGGCAGGAGAGTTGGCCGGCGTCACGGGCCAGCAGTGGCCTTTGGGGAGGAAGTGGGCGTCGTTGAGGAGGAGGGGCGTGGCGAGCCAGATCCTGCGCCAGCGGGAGGAGAGGACGGCGGTGCGGGCGGCGTCCTTGAGGGGGAGGCGGGAGACGATGTCGTGCAGGAGACCGCGGGGGAGGTGGCTGATGCGGTCGACACCGCCggggtcggcgacggcgagggaagGGCGGAGATGGCAGCCGTAGCAGGGGAAGTCGGGGAGGTTGGCGTAGGTGTACAGCAGCACGCGCTCCGTGGCTTGGTCCAGCTCGTGAGGGTCAGAGCCCTGACGAATTGCATCGGCCGCCGTCGCTGGGTCGAGGTTGGTGAACGGTGTTTTCCCGGCCATGgtcgacggcggcgccggcgactgAGCCCGAGGCGGCGAGGGTTTGGGGATTTGCGGGTTTCTGATGAGTGGCCAGTTAGAATTGAAGTGTGCTGTGGACTGGGGACTTGGGGAGCTAGTGTGGAGGCGGATGTTGGGCCAGATTCCGATATACAGTaggttagagcatccccagccgttggcctccccaggccgaaatccggccttatttagcgccggatggatgtattttgtgacctggggaggcccattttcccagcccgcgcgcgagcccatggtcgccttctgacgcgcacccaccgcgtgcatagcaacggtgcagtcaccgggaagggcaatcgtcggagtgccctcgacgcattgaaccgtcgcgaagtggtctggagagcccAAACAACTcgtcgagaaccgccgtaatagagcacgaactccgcggaagagcaaccgccgctctcttcgtcgagagacctacatatacggtttccgacggccgacgccattcatctgttctctcctcaccatcctccgtcaagcatgagcgatctctcttggccatcggacaccgacggcgagggaagccgcccggatggcgccattggtgggataaagctgcatcgtccggcggcgacgattcccccccgccggccagcgaggacgaatgggatgacgacgaggaggaggacgaagaggccgaggagcaggccgaggaagaggccgaggaagaggaggaggagcagcaggaggaggaggacgaagaggctgaggacgctgacgaggaggaggactcaacttcctccgacgaggaggtgacgagccggaagcgtcgccgccacgacgatgaggcggggccatgcaggaagaagaagtagtttaagtttgttttaaagtttttatatgtaatttttatgtttattcgaattatattcgaaatatatataatctgtctatgttgcaccacttgagagttcaaagctttcgttcgacgagggtattgccgtagatcgggaagatgaGGGTATTGCCGTACAAACCCAGGCCAttatcgccgacaagttggggccaccagacgcgcgagaAGTTTCCTCGCCatttcgcgcgcttttgtttcgtccggagtccccgaaagctccccgggggccggggatggcgtgggatcgccggatgaatttaggcccaaatccggacgaaaacgaggaaccgggggcgcgactgggccgaattacgccgtccggatggaaaaaacgtcgttcgggggcctcgtcggggagacgagtggagatgctcttagagcattttTCCAAATCGTCCGGATTAAGCGTTTAggggacgtgttttattcgtaccgcgtttgggggacgtcgctccccagccgcgttccccaagaGTCGCCTTCAAATAAaaattggtgcacgaaaataaaggttttcattcagatttgattatatattacaaagtttgaatgaaaacggctagatttcatctaaacctagactactgaccgcccggtggtgcgttcgacggccccgctccatcgtcgcctcccctacgccgcagctcctcctgcgcgcgcctcctctccttgcgttgg includes these proteins:
- the LOC124678639 gene encoding F-box/FBD/LRR-repeat protein At1g13570-like, with translation MAGKTPFTNLDPATAADAIRQGSDPHELDQATERVLLYTYANLPDFPCYGCHLRPSLAVADPGGVDRISHLPRGLLHDIVSRLPLKDAARTAVLSSRWRRIWLATPLLLNDAHFLPKGHCWPVTPANSPAITAAVSRILEAHLGPIHRVRLVCTNMNSYRPQLARWLQLLAAKGVQELVLVNRPWPRDLPLPATVFAITTLTRLYLGVWKLPDTAVLRGASFPRLRELGLCCVEMEHGDVDSLVARSPVLEILNILGCLKGLRLRLVSQSLRCLQISASILENVAVVKAPCLERFILYASCTPRGLCTRVKIGDAPKLHAFGYLQPGQVLEIRDTVIMPGIKMRTSAMLTSVKVLSLNVCFGVPNDVKMMPTFLRCFPNAERLHIMSKKCDQPTTGHLTLKFWQESGPIENVTSRINTISIREFRGEPGEVAFLKYIFQSARALSTAVVVMANPSFAPFSTKEAYSKVQKCYKDMASDSCNHLVLESNAVAGVGIWRFKDGADFSFHDPFSVAEVRRPLN